One region of Hymenobacter sediminicola genomic DNA includes:
- a CDS encoding alpha-amylase family glycosyl hydrolase has protein sequence MSDSAVHPDAHLFQVRHPEWAATATIYEVNLRNYTPEGTFQAFEAHLPRLASMGVSIVWLMPIHPIGEVERKGSLGSQYAVRDYFGVNPEFGTLDDLRHLVQAAHVLGLRVLLDWVANHTSWDNALVQQHPDWYQHDAAGHLVPPVPDWTDVVAFDYSHPELRRYMTDALLYWVREADIDGYRCDVAGLVPTDFWDEARLELDAVKPLFMLAEWDELYPSGGLSWEQFNSDTKLLEKAFNMTFGLRLHYLLDHIAEDKQPLQDIDIYLAAERAKYPPSVYLMHFTSNHDVNSWDGTEYERLGPLALPFAVLTVLLPGMPLVYTGQEEALNRRLAFFDKDPIDWQDYPLQDFYTRLLQLKRRHPALRNGDTTSCFQRLPSPNEDLYGFLRHKQDAAVLCVINTAATPQMLPLPPETAGSWQDVFGDTLLAIREGDQLPVPAHGWRVLERV, from the coding sequence GTGTCCGATTCCGCTGTTCACCCCGATGCCCATCTGTTTCAAGTCCGCCACCCGGAATGGGCCGCCACCGCTACTATCTACGAGGTAAACCTGCGCAACTATACGCCGGAGGGCACCTTTCAGGCATTTGAGGCACACTTGCCGCGGCTGGCGTCTATGGGCGTCAGCATTGTGTGGCTGATGCCGATTCATCCGATTGGGGAAGTAGAGCGCAAGGGCAGCCTGGGCAGCCAGTATGCGGTGCGCGACTATTTCGGGGTGAATCCGGAGTTCGGAACACTCGACGACCTGCGCCACCTCGTGCAGGCGGCCCACGTGCTGGGTTTGCGTGTGCTGCTCGACTGGGTAGCCAACCACACCAGCTGGGACAATGCCCTGGTGCAGCAGCATCCCGACTGGTACCAGCACGATGCTGCCGGCCACCTGGTGCCGCCCGTACCCGACTGGACCGACGTGGTAGCTTTCGATTATAGCCACCCTGAGCTACGCCGCTACATGACCGACGCGCTGCTCTATTGGGTGCGCGAAGCCGACATCGACGGGTACCGCTGCGACGTGGCAGGCTTGGTGCCCACCGACTTCTGGGACGAAGCCCGCCTGGAGCTGGATGCCGTGAAGCCGCTGTTTATGCTGGCCGAATGGGACGAGCTGTACCCGAGCGGCGGCCTGAGCTGGGAACAGTTCAATTCCGATACCAAGCTGTTGGAAAAGGCCTTCAACATGACCTTCGGGCTGCGCCTGCACTACCTCCTCGACCACATTGCCGAGGACAAGCAGCCGCTCCAGGATATCGACATTTACCTGGCGGCCGAGCGGGCTAAATATCCGCCTTCGGTGTACCTGATGCACTTCACCAGCAACCACGACGTGAACAGCTGGGACGGTACCGAATATGAGCGGCTGGGCCCGCTGGCTCTTCCCTTCGCCGTTCTGACGGTGCTGCTGCCCGGTATGCCGCTGGTATATACCGGTCAGGAGGAAGCCCTGAACCGGCGGCTGGCCTTCTTCGACAAAGACCCGATTGACTGGCAGGACTATCCGCTGCAGGATTTCTATACGCGGCTGCTGCAGCTCAAGCGCCGCCATCCGGCCCTGCGCAACGGCGACACAACCAGCTGCTTCCAGCGCCTCCCCAGCCCCAACGAAGACCTCTACGGCTTCCTGCGCCACAAGCAAGACGCCGCCGTGCTCTGCGTCATCAACACCGCCGCCACGCCTCAGATGCTGCCGCTGCCTCCCGAAACCGCCGGCTCCTGGCAGGACGTCTTCGGCGATACACTGTTAGCCATCCGGGAAGGTGACCAGCTACCCGTGCCGGCCCACGGCTGGCGCGTGCTGGAACGGGTATAA